One region of Chaetodon auriga isolate fChaAug3 chromosome 5, fChaAug3.hap1, whole genome shotgun sequence genomic DNA includes:
- the mthfd2 gene encoding bifunctional methylenetetrahydrofolate dehydrogenase/cyclohydrolase, mitochondrial, whose product MAAVRTLRKLCQHSQHQVCKLHTSAPRQEAVVISGKKLARQIREEARGDVEKWVLAGNRRPHLSVVLVGDNPASHSYVLNKTRAAADVGISSETILKHSDISEEELLDLIDKLNTDHRVDGLLVQLPLPEHIDERTICNAVSPTKDVDGFHVVNVGRMCLDQSTMLPATPWGVWEIIKRTGIPTLGKNVVVAGRSKNVGMPIAMLLHTDGRHERPGGDATVTISHRYTPKEQLRQHTKIADIIVAAAGIPNLITADMIKEGAAVIDVGINRIQDPVTGKNRLVGDVDFEGVRQKAGFITPVPGGVGPMTVAMLMKNTIKAAKNVLLYPPERIRMAAAS is encoded by the exons ACAGGAGGCGGTGGTCATCTCAGGAAAGAAACTCGCACGGCAGATTCGAGAGGAGGCCCGGGGCGATGTGGAGAAATGGGTTTTAGCGGGCAACAGGAGACCCCACCTGAGTGTGGTTCTGGTAGGAGACAACCCAGCCAGTCACTCCTACGTCCTGAACAAGACACGAGCTGCCGCTGATGTCG GAATCTCTAGTGAGACAATTCTCAAGCATTCAGACATCAGTGAGGAGGAGTTGTTGGACCTGATCGACAAACTCAACACAGACCATCGTGTGGACGGCCTGCTGGTGCAGCTGCCTTTGCCAG AACACATTGATGAGCGCACAATCTGCAACGCAGTGTCCCCTACCAAGGACGTGGACGGCTTCCACGTAGTTAATGTGGGCCGCATGTGCCTGGATCAGTCCACCATGCTTCCTGCCACTCCCTGGGGAGTCTGGGAAATTATTAAACGCACAG GTATTCCTACTCTTGGGAAGAATGTCGTGGTTGCAGGACGCTCCAAGAATGTGGGCATGCCCATCGCCATGTTACTGCACACAGATGGCCGTCACGAGAGGCCTGGAG GTGATGCCACGGTCACCATTTCTCACCGTTACACTCCAAAGGAGCAACTTCGCCAACACACTAAAATCGCTGATATCattgtggctgctgcag GGATTCCAAACCTCATCACCGCAGACATGATCAAAGAGGGAGCAGCTGTGATTGACGTTGGAATAAACAGAATTCAGGACCCAGTCACTGGAAAGAACAGGCTGGTTGGAGATGTGGATTTTGAAG GTGTGAGACAGAAGGCCGGCTTCATCACCCCTGTGCCTGGAGGTGTGGGACCCATGACTGTGGCGATGCTCATGAAGAACACTATCAAAGCAGCTAAGAACGTTCTGCTGTATCCCCCAGAGAGGATCCGCATGGCGGCTGCATCCTAA
- the arl6ip4 gene encoding ADP-ribosylation factor-like protein 6-interacting protein 4 produces MDRSRSTDRQKKHEKKKKRRRSSSSSSSSSSSSSSSSRSRSRSSKKASHKTQDVKTQRKKRRRSSSSSTSSSSSSSSSSSDEKAKRKKSKAKKKKMKKKKAKLKKQKKKEKKKKEKLKKKEKKKAEALLTSPPAEKPPSFLEVWQSDEGAVELGPVMTDEQKARLSTKRPLTKEEYEARQSVIRRVLDPETGRTRLVRGEGEIIEEIVSREKHKDINKQATKGDGNAFQRKLGINK; encoded by the exons ATGGACCGCAGCAGAtcaactgacagacagaaaaaacacgagaagaagaagaaacggagacggtcctcctcctcgtcctcttcttcttcgtcgtcttcttcatccagcagcaggagTCGAAGCCGATCGTCAAAGAAAGCATCACACAAGACTCAAG atgtgaaaacacagagaaagaagcGCAGAAGaagctcttcttcttccacctcttcttcctcgtctTCTTCATCCTCGTCGAGCGATGAGAaggcaaagaggaagaaaagtaaagccaagaaaaagaagatgaagaagaaaaaggcgaagctgaagaaacagaagaagaaggagaagaagaagaaagagaagctgaagaagaaggagaagaagaaagcagaggCGTTGTTGACCAGTCCTCCAGCAGAGAAACCTCCGTCTTTCCTGGAGGTGTGGCAGAGTGATGAGGGGGCAGTGGAGCTCGGACCTG TGATGACGGATGAGCAGAAGGCCCGGCTCTCCACTAAGAGGCCTCTCACCAAAGAGGAGTACGAGGCCAGACAGAGTGTGATCCGCAGGGTGCTGGACCCAGAAACCGGACGCACCAG attggtgagaggagaaggagagatcATAGAGGAGATTGTCAGccgagaaaaacacaaagatatcaACAAG CAAGCCACCAAGGGAGACGGGAATGCCTTCCAGAGGAAACTGGGAATCAACAAGTAG